The Bacteroidia bacterium genomic interval TAGCCTTTCCTTTGTCGGTAATAAACAGTTTGCGCATGGGTATAATGCTAACTGCATTTCCTTCTCCATCGCCCAAGGCCGCAATGTTTACTTCTGTTCCATTAATAAATTCCTGACAAATAATCGGCGTTCCCCATTTGGCGCTCAATTTATAAAAGGCCTTTTGCGCTTGCTCTAGGGTTTGACAAACGGAAGCTTCGTAATATTTTCCTTTCACCACCAATGGATAACCCAATTCCGCAGCTACACCCGGCAATTCAGACACCGAGTAAATAACCCTGTCCCTTGGAACAAACAAACCATGTTTTGCGCCAAAAGCAGAAAGGTTCATTTTGTCCCTGGCATCAAACATCTCGATGCTGGGTAAAAAAGTATGAATCCCCTTGCTTCGTAAAAAGTCCGAAATTCGAATAAAGTTATACAGCTCTGCATCAAAATTCGGAACAATCACATCAATCGGATCCTGTTCATGAATGTATAATAACCTGCCTGCCAAGGCATCGGTACCGGCAGCAGGATACGGTATTTGGTAAGTAACATCACACATTCCCGGCATGTAAATTCCAGGTTCCAGACTCTCATAACTAAGTCCAATAATTCTAACTTCAAAATCCTGGCAGTCACGTATGCCACGTATCACGGCTACTCCCGGACCCGGACTATCCACTGCATTTAGACCGGTTACGGCCACTGTTATTTTTTTCTTTTCCATCCTCGTTGAGCTACTTTTTATAACTTATCGCTGCATCATGTTATGGTCTTTCAATTGGGTCAAAAAGTCATCTACATCTTTCTCCAACAATGTTTTTTCTACTTCATATTTTTCAAATAAAACCGCCTTAATTTGATCCGGCGATTTATCTTCCTTAAGCATACCAAGCACCTCGGCTCCAATTGGGTTAACAGAAAAACTGTCGCCTGTTCCGGGATTAAAAATAAATCCGGACTCAGATACAGCTAGGTTTTTATTCAATTTCATGGCGAAAATTTTGGGTAAGACAAAAAAGGTTTACAATGGTTTAATGCTGATTATAGAAATTACTTTGCCCAAAAATAGCTGCTCGATTTAATTTATTTCCTGCTATTTATCAGCCTTTTGTATTTTTTAGGGGCGGGCCCCCTTCGCCCTTCCAAAATCCATCCGAATCTATGGTTATTGCAAGCGGGCTTCGGGTCACGCTATCGGCTGTAGTCCTCGTCCCCCTAGGCTATCGCCGTAGTGGGCCTGTGGGCTACTTGCCTCTATCGTTGCCCGAGGGTGCAAGCTCCGTCTGTTTCACTTTTTAAACATTATTTTTCCCGCCTGCAGTGAACACAAAGCACCTTTCCTTCCGGGTTTCTCAAAAAAAAGAAATAATCCTCTCCTCCATCTTTAAGTTTAAGTCGCTTCTTAAGTTCTTCTACTCCTGTTCCGGCATTACGCTCGGCCAAATTTGCCTTTTGTATTCCTTGTTGCTGCAGATAATTTGAAACCTGCTTTAAATTGCCTTCCAACAGGGCTAAAACCTTCATTTGTCTTCCCTGAAAGTCCTCTACCGGAGCCGAACCCACCAAATAAGGTGTTTCAGGATGAAGGAAAGTTAAGCCTACTTTTCCGGCATACGTTTTCCAAAGCTTGAGCTTAATTAAAGCCACATTGGGTTCAAAAAACCAAGCTTCTTCTCCCCTGTTTATTCCGGGCATTGAAGTTCCTTCTCCTTCAAAGTATTGTATTCCATGGTCGTTCAGATTAACTGCAATTCGTTGTACTTCCGAGTTAAATTCAGGCAATACTTCTACCAACAATTCCTTCATTTCATT includes:
- a CDS encoding biotin carboxylase, giving the protein MEKKKITVAVTGLNAVDSPGPGVAVIRGIRDCQDFEVRIIGLSYESLEPGIYMPGMCDVTYQIPYPAAGTDALAGRLLYIHEQDPIDVIVPNFDAELYNFIRISDFLRSKGIHTFLPSIEMFDARDKMNLSAFGAKHGLFVPRDRVIYSVSELPGVAAELGYPLVVKGKYYEASVCQTLEQAQKAFYKLSAKWGTPIICQEFINGTEVNIAALGDGEGNAVSIIPMRKLFITDKGKA
- a CDS encoding PqqD family protein, which codes for MKLNKNLAVSESGFIFNPGTGDSFSVNPIGAEVLGMLKEDKSPDQIKAVLFEKYEVEKTLLEKDVDDFLTQLKDHNMMQR